The DNA window ATCACTATCATATTCCTGTGGTGTTAACAAGCATTGATCTAAATCTTCTATAACGGTCTCAGGGTTTAAATCTTTCCCGATAAAAACGAGTCTCGTATGACGATCACCGACCGTATTATCCCATTCCTCTATTATTTCAGGATTTTGTTCTTTAATTTGTTCTTGCTCGTCTCGGGGAAGCGAAGCAACCCAATAAGAAATAGGATGTATAGTGACAGATGGGCCGGCCTGTGACATTAACAGTGCCAAATTATTTCGGGTAGCGCACCAAGCAATCCCTTTCGCTCTTATCATATTTTCTGGCATAGCACGAAGCCAATTGTAAAACCTCATCGTATGGAATGGCACACGTTGATAATAGACAAAAGATGAAATCCCATATTCCTCTGTCTCAGGTGTATGATTACTTGCACCGTTATTTAATTCATGAAGCCAGCCTGCAGCCTGGCTTGCTTTTTCAAAATCAAAAAGCTGTGTATTTAATATATCTCTCGGTTCAACCTTGCCATTAACGGTACGAATTAACTTTGCTTTAGGCTGAAGCTTTCTAAGAACCTGTTCTAATTGCTCCAAATCATCTTCTTCAACAAGATCACATTTATTAAGAATTAGAACATCACAAAATTCAATTTGGTCAATCAGTAAATCTGCTATTTCCCGATCATCTGTTTCTCCCGCCCCCTCTTTTCGATCCAATAATGTTTCACCAGATTTAAAATCATGCCAAAATCGATAGGCATCGACGACTGTTACCATCGTATCCAACCGGCAAAAACGTGTCAGGTCTATACCCATTTCCTTATCAATATATGAGAACGTCTGCGCTACAGGTATTGGCTCACTAATCCCCGTTGATTCGATTAAAATGTAGTCAATGTTCCCGTCATTTGCCAGTTTCTCAACCTCAATCAACAGATCTTCTCTAAGCGTGCAACAAATGCACCCATTTGACATTTCAACAAGTTTCTCATCTGTTCTCGATAGACCGCCGCCTTGCTTCACCAATTCCGCATCAATATTTATTTCACTCATATCGTTAACAATGACCCCAACCTTTAATCCTTCCCTATTCGTTAAAATATGATTGAGGAGGGTTGTTTTTCCCGCTCCCAAATAACCGCTTAAGACCGTGACAGGAACTTTTTTATTCACACCTTTTCCTCCTTCAGTTTTTAATTCATTTATTTATTGAAGCCTTACCAACTAGATTTTTTCACTCCGGGGATTTGCCCTTTATGAGCAAGCTCTCTGAACGCAATACGAGACATCTTGAATTTTCTTAAATAACCCCTCGGTCTTCCGGTCAGTTCACAACGATTATGTAACCGCGTTGGCGATGAATCGCGCGGCAGTTTTCTCAACGCTTCATAATCACCTTTCGCTTTAAGTTCTTGTCTCAATTCAGCGTATTTAGCAACTAACGCTTGTCGCTTTTTTTCTTTAGCAACTTTTGATTTTTTCGCCACTAAAATCATTCCTTTCATTTATTTGTAAGATAAAGCAATAATTCAAATCGTAATCATTACGATTTATAATGATTAAATCACATGATTTTTATAAATGCAAATACAATAGCAGTAAAAGGAAATTGGTCAATTTGATGATTCATTTACATTCTCTTTCCTTTCAGTTCATAAAATAACTTTTTCTCTTCATCATCATAGAAAGTTTTTAATGTGACAGAAAAAACTTCATTAAACATTTTGGCATTCAGTACTTTTGCAGGTGCGCCAACATCATAAATGGCGCCATCTTTCATGACGATAATTCCATCTGAATAGTGAGCGGCATGGTTCATATCATGCAATACCATTACAATCGTTACTCCGTGTTCGCGATTGACTTTTTTAATCATTTCTAATAAATCGATTTGATGGGCAATGTCCAAATAAGTTGTCGGTTCGTCTAAAAATAAGAGATTGGTTTGTTGTGCAAGAGCCATCGCAATCCAAACCCGTTGAGCTTCTCCACCAGACAAACTAGCAATATTTCGTTCCAGAAGTGATTCGACATTTGTTTGTTGAATGGCCCATTGGACAATTCTTTCATCTTTTTCATCAAATTTTTGAAACATTGACTTATGCGGTGTACGGCCATAAGAGATGAGTTGCAACACCGTAATATCAAATCTTTGAGTATGCTGTTGCAATAACGCAATATGTTTTGCGATTTTTTTCTGAGAAATATGATAGATATTTTGCCCATTCCATGTAATGAAGCCATTGGAGGGTTTATTTTGGCGAGCCAATGTTTTTAACAACGTACTTTTCCCACAGCCATTCGGGCCAATAATGCTATAAATTTTGCCTTTTTTAATTGTAAAGGAGACATCTTGTAAAATCGGGCGTGTGCCGATTTGATGTGAAATGGAATTGCTGACTAAATCACTCAAGCATAATCCCTCTTTCTAAGTAAATACACAAAAAATGGGGCGCCTACTAATCCCATAACCACCCCTGCAGGCACTTCAAATGGTGAAAAAATCAGCCTTGAAATCATATCGGCAAGTGTTAATATAATCATCCCAAGAAAAGCGGAAACGGGTAATAATATGCGGTAATCATTACCAAACAATAATCTTGAAATGTGGGGAACAATTAATCCGACAAATCCGATCAAACCCGCAACACTTACAGCAGCAGCCGCGAGTAAAGTGGCAATGATCGTAATCAAAATACGTGTCAACTCAACATTCTGTCCTAAGCTTTTCGCTGTGGAATCACCTAAAATCAATATGTTCATCTTACGCGCACTGAACATCGCAAGCACTAAACCGACGATGACATAAGGAAGGATCAGCTCTACCTCTGGCCAATTTTTTGAGGCAAGTCCTCCGACCATAAAACTAATCGCACCATGAACGCGGTCATTATAAAAAGTCATAAGCGTTGAAGTCCCAGCTCCAAAGAAGGCTGCAATTGCTACACCAGCTAAAATAATCCGGGTCGGCTGCAAACCATTTCTCCATGCCAATACATAAACCAAAAAAACCGCGATAGTCGCTCCGACAAAGGCAAAAGGAGGGACTAAGTGTATGTATTCCGGAAATAGGATAATGATAAGCATCGCACCTAACCCCGCACCACTGGAAACCCCGATAATCTGAGGATCGGCTAAAGGATTACGCATGACCCCTTGCAACAATGCCCCGGAAACAGCCAAACTGGATCCCACCAGAGCAGCAGCAACATTTCGGGGTAAACGGATATTCCATACAATATCCCGCATGGCTCCTTCCTTGTCAGGTGATAAAAGATATTGCCATAGTTCTGCAATTGGTATTTTTACCGACCCGACATGAATACTGAATGACAATGTAAGAATCGCCAATAAAAGAAAACACATCGTTAAAAGAAAATACAATTTCACCTTCGAACGCAAAAGCGATTGTGTTTCAGAAATTTTAGTTTCCATTGATTAAATCAGCCATGTATTGAAGAGACTCCGCATAATTGAAACCAGGGTTTGTTAAAAATTTTTCTGAAGGCAAAATATGAACACGGTCATTCTTTACTGCTTCCAACGATGTCCATGATGGGTTTTTCTTCAATTGGGCCTCAATCATCCCCAGTCCGGGCTCTTCGGCACCATGTATCATTAGAAACAAATAATCCGGCTGTAACGCGACCAATTCTTCCATACTATACGGTGCAGATGTCGGACTCTTTGGTGAAGAAGGAAGAGATGCTGCTACATTGTTGAGGCCAAGCATTTCTGCAATTTCCAGCGAAGTCATCCCCTCTTTTTGAATGGATATACCTGCAGGTGTAACATTTAAAATGGCGACTGTATGTCCTGCCTGTGTATCAACTGTTGACAGGATTTCCCCTACTTCCTTCTCAGCTTCGGCAATTTTAGTTGCAACTTGCTCTTCTATATCCAGCACGTTCCCTAACATTTGAGCAGCTTCCTTCACATTTTCAAAAGAGGTCATCGTTAAAATCGCCAGCGGGATCTCATTTTGCTTTAAATCTTCCACCAGCGAGGTGTGAAAGTTTGGTTGACCAATCACCAAATCAGGCTGTAAAGCAACGACTTCCTCTAAATTCACCTCATTGATCCTTCCGACAGAGGGGATGTCCTTCACACCCGGTATTTCCATTCCAGTTGTAATGGCTCCTGCAACCTTTACGTCTAACTCGGATAACATCATGAGAAATTCTGGAGACAAAACGACAATCCGTTTTGGTGTTTCTTTGAATTGAATCGTTTGTCCGATTTTATCTGTAATTTCTCTTGTTGAAGCCGTTGTTTCAATTTCTGTAGTTCCCTCATTTGTTTTATCTTCATACATGGCTTCCGTTCCACAGCCATTTAAAGCTCCAGCTAAAAGTACTGCACTAAATACTTGGCCCATAGTTTTGAGCTTCAACTTTTACGCCTCCGCAAATCGTAATGATTCTTATTTATTAAATAAAAAAATTTAGCCCAACCGTTTATTAAATTGCTTGTTAATTTTACCCCTCCTAAATCATAATGATTCTTATTTAAACATTAAATACCTTAACATGGAAATAAAAAGATTTCAATATAATTTGCATTGTATAAATATTTGCAGAATATTCTATAAATGTATTCTTCCAGAAAAGTGCGAAAAAGGTTCTCTGCCCGGTTTTGAGTTGCCCCAATGTAAACCATTTTATCCTATAAAACAGTACAATCATCCGGCAGTGAAAAAGACTCTACCTCACGAATGACGGCATTCTTCTTCATTCTTGAAATGAAAAAAACGAATAAAAAAGGATAGCACATAACTAGTATGTGTACCCTTTTTGTCCCACAATCGCGCGTTTGTGAAGTACCTGATTCTTTGTTCATTCAGGTAATAACCGTAATTATAACAAGAAACGTTGACGAGATTAAAAGTAATAAAAAAATGAATGATACGTAAAACAACGACTTCGCCTTTTTATTCATAAATGGAATATCATTACGTATTGGTGAAAATCCTAACATCAGACCGCCTAAAATCATTATTAGACCAAATGATAAATGGACTGTATTAGCCATCAATATTCCGACCATAAATAAAAATAAAGCCAAAACCGGATGAAGGAAACCTCTAATAGCCACTTGATACCCCCTTTAATTTAATCCTTCTAACGTTTTCTGCAATGCAGTCCGTTTGTTAAACAAGATGACCCGTTTGTGTAATAATAATTATTTTGAATTGATCTTTTAATCCTATTTTAACATACAAAAATTATTTTTAATTCCACACGATAATCCAGATACAAAAAAACAATCCCTATGTGGTTGGAAGATGAAGTCATCCGTAATTCGGTAAATAGGAGATCATGAAAACCCCAAATTTTCGCTTTAGCTTTTAACCGAAAAAAAGTAAAAAACACCACCAGCCATCCAAAACGGCTCCCAAAAAAGTAACCTCCACAATACTGCATATAATTCTAAATCAAAATCCAAAATATGAAACAGACTTAATGTGATAGTGGTGAAATTAAGGAATCCATAAAGGAATAGTAAAACCCCTATAAATTTTGTCACATAAAATAACGTGTTGTTTAAAATCGGTTTCTTCCATTGAATAAGGAGCAATGACAATAATAAAAAACCAAGCAATTTAATTGCACCTGTAAGCCATAAAATAACCACAAAGGAACGAGATGGATTCATGGCCATCTCATAAATGGATCCACCAAGAGATCTAGCACCAATAAGGCCACCAATTGCCCAATAAAAGTTCATTGCTGCAAAAATAACAGTCCAAACCATACCTATACCAATCATCCAATAATTTTTCTTCAAAAAAAAAACGCCTCTCTGAATTATTCTTTCGTTTTCGATTCAATTAAACCCAATATTTATCTAACAATCTAATTTTGAACATTTTAAACTATGAGAACGCCCAATTATATGATTGGAACCGACAAGATAAATACTAAACGTTAAAGATTAAAATGAAACTGACGTGTTTGAAAGGATTCGCCTCCCAGTTTCTGATAAAAATGTACTGCATGGGCATCAGCTTCCTCCGCTTGAACAAATAATTCCTTTATTCCTTTATTTCTGCAGTCCGCTAATAACTCAGAAACCAATCTGCCGCCAATTCCGCTTCGCTGATGGCTATTTTTAACTGCTAAATCATAAACATACATCACGGAGCCAGCCTTATCATACGACATGAGCTCATAAGCAGTTATTCCTCCAATAACCTTATGATGATGCAAAGCGGCCAAACATACAAAACTTGGATTATTCAGTAATTTCCTGATATTCTCATGATTTGCGTCATTTTCAGTCTCAAATACATCATTAAATAATAAGACTAAATCATGAAAATCCTTTTCATTGCCTGACTGTAACTTTTTGTAGGTAACATATTTATTATTCATTTGTTTCTCCTCATACTTGA is part of the Pueribacillus theae genome and encodes:
- a CDS encoding GTP-binding protein, whose product is MNKKVPVTVLSGYLGAGKTTLLNHILTNREGLKVGVIVNDMSEINIDAELVKQGGGLSRTDEKLVEMSNGCICCTLREDLLIEVEKLANDGNIDYILIESTGISEPIPVAQTFSYIDKEMGIDLTRFCRLDTMVTVVDAYRFWHDFKSGETLLDRKEGAGETDDREIADLLIDQIEFCDVLILNKCDLVEEDDLEQLEQVLRKLQPKAKLIRTVNGKVEPRDILNTQLFDFEKASQAAGWLHELNNGASNHTPETEEYGISSFVYYQRVPFHTMRFYNWLRAMPENMIRAKGIAWCATRNNLALLMSQAGPSVTIHPISYWVASLPRDEQEQIKEQNPEIIEEWDNTVGDRHTRLVFIGKDLNPETVIEDLDQCLLTPQEYDSDWQALDDPFEWEIKKA
- the rpsN gene encoding 30S ribosomal protein S14, which codes for MAKKSKVAKEKKRQALVAKYAELRQELKAKGDYEALRKLPRDSSPTRLHNRCELTGRPRGYLRKFKMSRIAFRELAHKGQIPGVKKSSW
- a CDS encoding ABC transporter ATP-binding protein, whose protein sequence is MSDLVSNSISHQIGTRPILQDVSFTIKKGKIYSIIGPNGCGKSTLLKTLARQNKPSNGFITWNGQNIYHISQKKIAKHIALLQQHTQRFDITVLQLISYGRTPHKSMFQKFDEKDERIVQWAIQQTNVESLLERNIASLSGGEAQRVWIAMALAQQTNLLFLDEPTTYLDIAHQIDLLEMIKKVNREHGVTIVMVLHDMNHAAHYSDGIIVMKDGAIYDVGAPAKVLNAKMFNEVFSVTLKTFYDDEEKKLFYELKGKRM
- a CDS encoding FecCD family ABC transporter permease; translated protein: METKISETQSLLRSKVKLYFLLTMCFLLLAILTLSFSIHVGSVKIPIAELWQYLLSPDKEGAMRDIVWNIRLPRNVAAALVGSSLAVSGALLQGVMRNPLADPQIIGVSSGAGLGAMLIIILFPEYIHLVPPFAFVGATIAVFLVYVLAWRNGLQPTRIILAGVAIAAFFGAGTSTLMTFYNDRVHGAISFMVGGLASKNWPEVELILPYVIVGLVLAMFSARKMNILILGDSTAKSLGQNVELTRILITIIATLLAAAAVSVAGLIGFVGLIVPHISRLLFGNDYRILLPVSAFLGMIILTLADMISRLIFSPFEVPAGVVMGLVGAPFFVYLLRKRDYA
- a CDS encoding ABC transporter substrate-binding protein; this encodes MKLKTMGQVFSAVLLAGALNGCGTEAMYEDKTNEGTTEIETTASTREITDKIGQTIQFKETPKRIVVLSPEFLMMLSELDVKVAGAITTGMEIPGVKDIPSVGRINEVNLEEVVALQPDLVIGQPNFHTSLVEDLKQNEIPLAILTMTSFENVKEAAQMLGNVLDIEEQVATKIAEAEKEVGEILSTVDTQAGHTVAILNVTPAGISIQKEGMTSLEIAEMLGLNNVAASLPSSPKSPTSAPYSMEELVALQPDYLFLMIHGAEEPGLGMIEAQLKKNPSWTSLEAVKNDRVHILPSEKFLTNPGFNYAESLQYMADLINGN
- a CDS encoding DUF3995 domain-containing protein, translating into MKKNYWMIGIGMVWTVIFAAMNFYWAIGGLIGARSLGGSIYEMAMNPSRSFVVILWLTGAIKLLGFLLLSLLLIQWKKPILNNTLFYVTKFIGVLLFLYGFLNFTTITLSLFHILDFDLELYAVLWRLLFWEPFWMAGGVFYFFSVKS
- a CDS encoding GNAT family N-acetyltransferase; amino-acid sequence: MNNKYVTYKKLQSGNEKDFHDLVLLFNDVFETENDANHENIRKLLNNPSFVCLAALHHHKVIGGITAYELMSYDKAGSVMYVYDLAVKNSHQRSGIGGRLVSELLADCRNKGIKELFVQAEEADAHAVHFYQKLGGESFQTRQFHFNL